Part of the Xiphophorus maculatus strain JP 163 A chromosome 3, X_maculatus-5.0-male, whole genome shotgun sequence genome, TCAAGAGGGAGTTGGCTCTATTTGAAGCTCTTATTTTCAACTGAATGTTGGTTTGACTGTTGAGAGACTTTGTGGcgttcatttcttcttcttctgtatATTCTTAGAAAGCTCAGCCGAACGGGAGAGCTGTTGCTGAAGCCCAGGAAGGAGCCACAGCGTGTGAGGAGAGAGTGCCACATCACCAGCCTCCCCCACCGCAAGTCAAGACCGACAAGGTTGCAGAggtacttctttttttttttttttttttgcagaggtACTTCTGAATGGGAAACATTTCTGTTCCTGATTACATCTGCGTCAAATGTTGCACCCTACTAAGAAGAGCTTCGCAATTTTTGGTACATTCATATAAACACAGCAGGAAAGTCCATTCCACGTTGTGAAAGTCCATAGATTGAAATCTGAGGTTCAGTACATTACCTGATTTAGGACAGTCTTTATGAATTTgagggattttttcccccttctcaCCGTGttattcatgtttttcctttttcgtGTTCCTGTGTaataaatgatacattttaaCACTATTCATATtgcatatttacagacaaagaagtcCAAAAAGAAGGCCAAACCAGCTGTGAAGGAGACTAAGGCAGCAACTGGGGATGGCAAAGAACCAGAAGAAggtgaaattataaaaaataattgtttagtCAGCGGTAAATGGATGTAAATCTGTATTACATGAGTTCATTTTTTAAGTCTTGCATTAAATTTAAACGCTTCAGCACTCTTCACGCGTAACTGCAGCCGCATGTTCTTTCTGAACCATAATCAGTCCCTCTGACGCTGTGAAGTGTGCGTTTCAGGCACATGGGAGACCAAGGTCAGCAACAAGGAGAAACGCGAGCAGCGCAAGAAAGATAAGAACTCGAGCGACGGCTCCGCCAGTCCTGGAGGAGGAGACACACCTGTGAACGCTCCGCCGGAGCAGCCCAGAGCCTCGGCGGCGCCACCTGCACCTCCTGCCagccagaagaagaaaaaaggttaCATTTGTTATCTGGGATTTAAGATGAAATGTGAAGGTTTCACCTGAaagttattttgtgtgtgtttttttttgttttgttttcgcCTCTCCCTGGTTGGTCTCCTGTTGATGAGGCGTACTAAAAATAAGATTACCATGGGGAATTAAATCTTCCGTGAGCGTTCCCTGAAGCGGCCGAGTGTGTTTACCCTTTGAAAACAGCCTCGCCTGGATGGCGCTCGTGACCTTTGTTGACCTTTTTCTGTTCTCAGGAGAATCCGCCGAAGCGAAGGCAGAGAAGGCTGAAGCTGCTGTCTCTCAAGGTAATTACCAGCACAAGCGTCTCACTTTGACGACTTATTGACTCAGCCTCTCAACCCTTTGCCATAGCAGCTTTAGGTAGGGGAATAGACACAAGTCCTTGAAATCTGAAGCCTTTCCAGTgcagttttcagtgttttttttttttttatttaattttcctttttatttatttatttttttcattttattcctttGCTGTTAGCTAACAGCAGCGTGGTGCCGGAGGcggccgccgccgctgctgatATGGCGGTCAAGGTCGCGCCACACAGCGCTGCTCTAAAGACGAGCTCCTGGACAACCCAGAGGCAAACGGCTTCACTATGGAGAGCAGGTTCAGATGGTAAACATgtttccttctttattttttacttggtATGACATTGTTTCGGGGAGATATTAATTGTTAGaaatttttagatattttctatttattttttgcactaCAGGCACAAAATAAGATAGATTTTGGGGAGGATTCCCTGTAGAAATCTAACATAGAATGTTACTTGTTTTAAACACGTCTAAAACGTTTCACAGTCATATTGTCTTTATTCTTATCCTCCTTGATACAATTAACCAAATCAAGAGACTTAATCAGACGAAGCTTCTCTTGTTTTACAAGAACGAGAGATGgtagcaatttatttattagtgtgTTCAAAATCAAAGGTTTACAAACAGTATGACTTTATGGGTTTCCTTCCTCAGTAGTTTTCTGGAGTTCTGGTCCGTTTCTCCTGACAGAACAGGTTGACCCGAGTCCGTGTTGCTTTCACACACCTGCTCACATCTACCTACAACTTCTCCATAGAACTGAGATCAGGACTTTGTATTGGAGATGTATAAAaactagggctgttgtaaaagaatattttggtAATCGAGTACtttatagaatatttttacGATTAATAGAGGAATcggatctctctctctctctctctctctctcgtatTCTTATCGTTCCGACAGCAGAACATCTGTCGTACTCCAACCATCGCTCTGCAAAATTCAACGATCCTTATTTGTCCCCAAACTCTCACAAAACGCCGCACAATTCACCACCATCCTGCTAGCACTTCACAACAACTCATAGGCGGAAGTAAGAGCGCTGCCCCCACAAATAATGATCCGGgcggaacacggtgcgctacattaaacataatttaacgaagcttcgaggcagatacattttcctcaaggaattttaatgattgaggtactcgaatcattcgaggaatcgtttcagccctaataaaaacattgactttgttgtgcTTAAGACGCTTTGTAATCATTTTTTGCTGTATGCTTTGGgtcattgtccatttggaagaccTGTTTGAGCCCAAGACCCTTTAATATTTGTCTGTAGAGTTTATCCCTGACCCACTCGAAAATACAAATGTAGCCAAGCAGATTTCTTGGTTGAGTTTCAGTCATTTAGTAGCTGAATTGAGcttcactgtgtgtgtgtgtgtgtgtgtttcagaatCATGGGCTGTGCCGGTGCCCTCAGCAGAACTCAATCTGGTATCTCTAACCGGTCTGGGAGCTCCTCGTAAGTTTGCTGCTCATTTTGTAAAGTGACTCGCCACTAGATGGCGCAGTCttccaaagtatttttttcccccctctgtttATTTGATGAACTGGTTGCGTTTTGTAGAGGCCCAACCTGTGAGCGACCTGACCTGGCTCAGTCAGCGCAGAGTGGACGATGAGTGGTCTGGACTCAGTacgctgtgtttttatttatttatttttctttcctttcctttccttccttctcttAAAGCCTTTCTTGTTGAAGTAACGTACCATGGTGGTTAAGATCCAGCCGGTCAATGTGATTCTATGTGTTTTTCAGATGGAGGTTCAGCCGACCCCAGCTCCGACTGGAACGCTCCATCTGAAGCCTGGGGGAACTACGAGGAGCCCACCGCTGAGCCGGCCGGGCCTCAGGAGCCGCCCCTCCCTGAGGCAGCCACGGCTGCTCTGATCGCAGCGGCTGTGAGTCCACACACCATCCTTATTAACTTGATGGGAGTCAGCTGGAAACTATGAACAACTAAATGATGGGTCTACCTTTCCATATTTTGCTACATTATAATATATGAGCTTCATTGTACATGaagagattttatattttttaaaaacccaataTAGACACGTTGCAGCGTGACGTCAGGAACACAAGATCCAACCACCCAGcttcctgctggagggcaaaaaaacccccaaaaaactacTCTCTGACGATGACTACCGTTTTTTTTAGCTGccaagttgtcaacataacgtGCTAAATCTTAAAAGTACTcttgatatataaaagaaaaaggaatgcagtgctttgctactgTCAACACAACTAGATAAGGTCCAGGAAATCGGTGGTTTATTCCTGAACTCTCTTCCGacttgatgttttatttcttgcaaAGATATGGGCAAAATAATAAGTGGTAATTTCTTGCAACTTGAATGTATACAAAAGTTAACTTCATCTGATCATACAAGTTCaaaaagttgtcaaaaaaaaaccaaaaaacaaaataaaacaactccTGGCAAACTGGACATTTGATATACAAAAACCATCTCCATCCCcatgggtgttttttttaacatcttaaTATATGTAGGGTCTAAAAGTTGCCAAAGTAATTAGAGCATTTCCAAATATAATTCATTACAGTTTTGAGTTCCAAAGTAACTCGGGTGTATTCTAACTTCTTGAAGAAGAAGCTAAATTGATACAACGTACGACTTAGAAGAAGTTCCAAGTACCTTCACAAggcgctgtttttttttctgcttgtttggctgttagactttttttgtttgtttgtcccTTTCATTGTTTAAAGGAGGATGACGAAGACGATAAGGACAAAGGTGATGCCACTACTGATGGAGCGGCCAAAactaagaagaagaaaaagaagaagaagaagacttCCGAGGAGGGAGGAACACCTGGCCAGGTAAAGATAAAACCCTAACCTCTAGAGGAATTCAGACGGCTCCAAGGTCATTTTGGTTGTGGAGTCAATCAGACGGTATCATTGACCTTGTTTGTACTTGACTAAATTTCCCaatgagtttaatttaatttcctcctcTGTCCCGCGTCCTGTGAAGGTGCCGGACGAGCCGGCGAAGGAAGCGGCACCAGCACCTGCCGTTTCGGCGAAGAAGCCGCCACCTGGTCAGGAGAACGCTGCTGCCGTCCAGCCTGTTAAGGCAGCTGCCGTGGAGGTCAGTGGGGCCGCCGGGGCAGGAGGTGACACGGGATCGGATAAGCCGTGTTAATGGCTCATTCCCTCATAAGCTCATCTGGGTTCAACAGGCGGTTGAAATAAGATCAGATGCCATAACCGTCGCAAGCAGAATGTTTTTTGGTCCATCTTTAGtctgaacagattttttttttcttccccagcTTCCCCCCACCCCAACAATAAtgtgaaagtttttctttcccttctctGAACAGGCGAGAGGAGATCGACCTGTGAAGAACACCATATCCCAGAACCCCCCTGTCACACAAGTGCCACAGAAGCCAACCGATGGAGAGCCCGCTTACAAGCAGAACAACCTTCCTGCTCCGACAGAGCAAAGTAAGAACGTCGCACTTGGTCCAATGCTTCTCAAGGGGGCGCTGTTCAGGCATGTTTTGATTATACTTGCAGTGTAGTCATACCTTTTTCTAAGTAAAAACTAACGAATCAGTAAATTTTGTTATCAAAGTAAACAACTAAAAATCAACTTTACTTAAATTTTTCtatttggtaaaaaagaaaagttgtaaGACAATTAATAAGAGttattaaagggacagtatcatCATAaatcaacttatttttttttgttttacattataaCGTATCTGGAGTGTTTCTttcataaattttcaataaatactttaatctcccatggcaaccattcaccTGTGCCAAACACCTGGCAGGACTTAGCTCCGCCTTTAAGACGTAGCTCCTCCTCAGTTTCCAgctttctgcctcacagagcggCCCTCCTTTACAActctccactcagctccttcagactagccagcagcaattagcaaaacacctggtggaactgctcatctgctgagctcattataggagtcGGGGTAATTTGGTCAGGCAAGTACAAAATGTCTTGGATCAGGCATTTTAAATGCTGAAAAGTCAGACTTGTTCCCAAAAGATtgcaaaactaaaagaaaatcacagaaagtcgtttttttttttttttttgtaatccaAGAGTTCTATAGTGCTTCAACTTTTCAAAACGACTAGTTCTCCGTGATAAAATTTTCTGCCTCATGCGTTGAAGGTGTTCTTTGCCTCGTTTCCACAGAAAAAATCGAAGAGAGCCAAGTGCCCAAACCtgcgaagaagaagaaggcgaGGAGAGAGACATGAGACGCCTCCGTATGCAAGAGACTTCACATCCTGCTTATGCAACACCTTCTAGGACAGGGATTTGGAACGACGGTCGCTGTTGACGAACTTTACCaggagggagggaaaaaaaaaaaaaacgtgtccgaaaacaactttttttttctttttttttttttaaatacacatcaTGTGCCAGTTTGGTGGATCcttgaaaactgaaattttaatgCAGTGCAATCTAATGTGATGGGGTGTTGATGGTTTCTATGTATGCATTTGATCTTTCTGAT contains:
- the LOC102233891 gene encoding protein LYRIC-like encodes the protein MEQWQDAASQQLRLLTSRLNELLTKGLEWLRSEFGVDVGLKPELIPPWIILLAACSGLLLMVALWASVCRTIFRKRPAVSPVDDGVEGKRGASKPVKAEEPKKKKKKAEKKAQPNGRAVAEAQEGATACEERVPHHQPPPPQVKTDKVAETKKSKKKAKPAVKETKAATGDGKEPEEGTWETKVSNKEKREQRKKDKNSSDGSASPGGGDTPVNAPPEQPRASAAPPAPPASQKKKKGESAEAKAEKAEAAVSQANSSVVPEAAAAAADMAVKVAPHSAALKTSSWTTQRQTASLWRAGSDESWAVPVPSAELNLVSLTGLGAPQAQPVSDLTWLSQRRVDDEWSGLNGGSADPSSDWNAPSEAWGNYEEPTAEPAGPQEPPLPEAATAALIAAAEDDEDDKDKGDATTDGAAKTKKKKKKKKKTSEEGGTPGQVPDEPAKEAAPAPAVSAKKPPPGQENAAAVQPVKAAAVEARGDRPVKNTISQNPPVTQVPQKPTDGEPAYKQNNLPAPTEQKKIEESQVPKPAKKKKARRET